The genomic stretch GGCTTCGGCCGCCGCAGCCACGGCTTGTGTCGGAGTGGTCTCCGTTTCGGCCGTGACCGGGCGCAGGCGCCCGGCCAGCCACAGGCTCGAGATCGTCGCGGCAGCCGACAACCACCCCAGGATGGGAAAGTTCTGCAGCGTGCCGTCGGCGGCCTCGGCCACGATCAGTCCACCGACGTACGCACCGACGCCCAGCGCCAGATGTTGCACCGACGAATTCGCGCTTAAGAAACCGCCGCGCCGACCGGGCGCGACACTGCTGGTGATCATCGCCATGGCGGCTACCATGCGGCCCGAATTGCTGACCATCACGCCAGCCACAAGTGCAATAGCGATCCAGGGCGGCACGCCGGACATATTCGTGACGGCCAGCGTCATCACGGCAGAAGCCGGCGCCACGATGCGAAAAACGCGCAGTTTGCCGTACCGATCGGCGAGCCGGCCGATCCACGGCGCCGAAAACAATGTCACGACACCACCGGCAATGAAGACCAGCGGCAACTGCTCTTCGGACATACCGACGTTATTGACCAGGTAAGGGCTGACGTACGGGAACACAACAAAGCCAGCAAACATCAGCGATACTACAAGTGCAAAAGCGCGCACGTGATTCGGTTGTGTGAAAGTGTCGACCACGACGGCCAAGGGATGCTCGCGGGCCGCGTCTGGCGTAAGGTGCCCGCGGAGGCGCGGCAAGGTCCATGCGGCGACCAGCATGATGGGGAAGCCGACGGCGGCGAGCAGCAAAAACGGTATGTGCCAGCCGAACTTCGTTCCAAGAAAGAGCCCAAACGGAACGCCCGCCACCGAGGCGAAGGCAAAGCCCGACATGAGCGCACCGGTGGCCCGGCCGCGCCGCTCCTCGGGAAAAACATCGCCGATGATGGCCATCGCCATGCCGCCGAGGATGCCGCCGAAGGCGCCGGTGGCTAGCCGTGCGAAAACAAGGGTGTAGTACGATGTTGCCAGACCGCAGAGCAGCGTGCCGACGAGAAAGCCGGCGTCGATCGCGAGAAAAGCGAACTTTCGTTCCAGGCGGTCGATGAGCGACGAGGCGACCAGGCCCGCGATCCCGCCGGCCAGCGTATAGCTCGACACGACGAGCCCAAACTGGGCTGGGCCGATTTCGAGGTTCCGCATCAACTGCGTGCCGAGCGGCATGATCACCATGAAGTCGACAATGGTGATGAACTGCACCGCCGCCAGCATCAGGATCACGATGCGTTCGCGGGTCTGCGTGGCCCCGTCTTCTTTTCCCGCTGTACCGACCCTGTTCATCCGGCCTCCTGCGACCCCACGAATTCGCACATTGACTGACATCTAATGAATATCCCAAGCAGGCTCGGCGCGGAAGCCCAGCGATCGCCGACCATCGCTCGCCATCGGTGGGGGCGTGCAGGTTTCGCGGCCGCTGTCGTTGACGACAGCGCGGCGCGCGAAGAAGTTCACAGATCCCCGGTAGAATCGGGATTCGTGAGAAATGCGTGAGCGCGGCGGCTCGCAACTCGGTCGCCTGGTTTACGTCTTGATTCGGCGCGATAGCAGCAGCGTCGCGGCGGCAAGAGTCATAAGAAGAATCCCGGTCGGCTCGGGCACGACGCGCGCGATGAGATTGGTGCCCGGCTCGGTGAACCAGATGTGGCCATCGGGCCCCGTCGTAATGCCTGCCGGATCGGAACCTGGCGCCAGCTCGCTTGCGGTGATCACCCCGGCCGTCGTAATCCGAGCGACTTTGTCGGAGAATTGTTCTGTAAACCACAGGTTGCCATCAGGCCCAGAGGTAATTCCCAAGGGGGAGGAGACGGCGCCCAAGCCGAATTCCGTCAGGGCGCCGGCCGCGGTAATGCGCCCGACACGGTCGCCCGTAAATTCCGTAAACCAAAGGTTGTTGTCGGAACCAAGAGCAATGCCAGCGGGGCCGCTGCCGGCCGAAACCGGAAAGTCGATAATCGCCCCAGCCGGTGTGATGCGGCCGACACGGTCAGTCCCTTGCTCGGTGAACCACAAGTTGCCGTCCGGACCGTTTGTGATCCCTGCAGGCATCGAGCCCGCCTGCAGGTTGAACTGCGTGACGTTTCCAGCAGGTGTGATGCGTCCGATTTGGCCGGAATCGGCCTCGGTAAACCATAAGTTCCCGTCCGGCCCCGAAACGATCCCCGACGGTCCCGTTGTGTCGCCGATCGCAAACGGCGTGACCGCGCCAGTCGGCGTGATCATGCCAATGGTGTTGCTGCCGTATTCGGTGAACCACAGGTTGCCGTCGGGTCCCGTCGTGATGTCGCGCGGTTGCGAACCGGCAGGCAGATTAAATTCCGTGATGACTCCGGCAGGCGTAATGCGGCCGATTTTGTCCGTTGATCCTTCAACGAACCACACGTTGCCGTCCGGGCCGGCGCTGATGCCTGAAAGGCCCGCGTTATTTGTCGGTACCGCGAATTCTTCGATCGTGATCGCGCGCGCCGTGAGAGAATTCAAAACGTGCAGCGCGATGCAAAGCCATCCGAACAACCATGCTCGTCGTAGATGCATTAGCGTACCTCCACAAGTGGCGGTATTCACGTCGGCCATTGGCCGAGCACCGATTCGCGCGTCGACGCCATTCTACCCACCCACCCGGGAGAAATCGCCACCCTTTTCCAGGTAGGTTTTGTCAGCGCCTAGCAGCCTGTTGAAAAAAGCCCTCGTGGCTTTTTTCAACCTCGCCAAGTGCGAAGCAAAGCTTCGCACGACTCGCAAAATAACGACTTACGTCGATATTTTGCCATCGCATCCCTGCGATGTCGCAGCCCGTTGAATTCTTCAACAGGCTGCTAGGTGAGGAGATTCGTGTTCGTGCGGCCGGGCCCTGAATAGGTGCGCCTCACCGCATCTCATGCGGCCATGCCTGATAAAATGCGATACGGCAACCGCCGCGACAGGGCTTTGAACGCCAGGAGAAATGACCATGTCCGTCGAGAATTACAAGAATCTTGTAATCGGCAGCGGCGCCGGCGGCAAAATCGTCGGTTGGGGCCTGGCCAAGCAGGGTCAGAAAACGCTGGTCGTCGAACGCAGCATGATCGGCGGTTCGTGCCCAAACGTCGCCTGTCTTCCCAGCAAGAACGTAATCTATAGCGCCAAGGCAATCTCCCTTGTAAACCCAAAGACTGGGCTTGGTGTCACCAAGGGACAGATCGAAACCGACATGGCGGGGGTCGTCCGTCGCAAACAAGCAATGATCGAGGGGCTGATCCAGATGCACCTCGACAATTTCCGAGCCACCGGCGCCGAACTCGTCATGGGACAGGCGCGATTCATCGCGCCAAAAACTGTGGAAGTGACCTTGAACGATGGCGGTACGCGGCAACTACGAGGCGAACGGGTGATTCTCGGGCTGGGCAGCCGAGCCAGCATTCCTCCGGTGCCTGGCCTGGCCGAGGCGAAGCCGTTGACGCACGTCGAAGCGCTGAACCTGGAAAGATTGTCCGAGCATCTTATCGTGCTCGGGGGCGGGTACGTGGGGTTGGAGTTTGCCCAAACACTACGGCGATTCGGTAGCCGCGTGACAATCGTGCAGCGCGGACCTCGTCTATTGGAACGCGAAGATCCCGATGTTGCCGATGCGGTGGCCGAACTAATGCGGGACGAAGGCGTCGAAGTTTTGCTCAACGCCCAGGTGAAAAACGTGACAGGCACGTCGGGCGCGCGAGTGACCGTGCAAGTAAAAGCGGGAGATCGCGAGTTGTCGCTCGATGCGACCGATATTCTGGTCGCGGCGGGCCGGACGCCGAACACGGACCAGCTCGATCTGGCGAAGACCGGCGTCGAGCTGGACCCGCGCGGCTATATCCGCGTTGACGAGCGACTGCGAACGACAGCTCCCGATGTGTGGGCCGCCGGTG from Pirellulales bacterium encodes the following:
- a CDS encoding MFS transporter, which translates into the protein MNRVGTAGKEDGATQTRERIVILMLAAVQFITIVDFMVIMPLGTQLMRNLEIGPAQFGLVVSSYTLAGGIAGLVASSLIDRLERKFAFLAIDAGFLVGTLLCGLATSYYTLVFARLATGAFGGILGGMAMAIIGDVFPEERRGRATGALMSGFAFASVAGVPFGLFLGTKFGWHIPFLLLAAVGFPIMLVAAWTLPRLRGHLTPDAAREHPLAVVVDTFTQPNHVRAFALVVSLMFAGFVVFPYVSPYLVNNVGMSEEQLPLVFIAGGVVTLFSAPWIGRLADRYGKLRVFRIVAPASAVMTLAVTNMSGVPPWIAIALVAGVMVSNSGRMVAAMAMITSSVAPGRRGGFLSANSSVQHLALGVGAYVGGLIVAEAADGTLQNFPILGWLSAAATISSLWLAGRLRPVTAETETTPTQAVAAAAEAMYDAAEPLM
- a CDS encoding PEP-CTERM sorting domain-containing protein (PEP-CTERM proteins occur, often in large numbers, in the proteomes of bacteria that also encode an exosortase, a predicted intramembrane cysteine proteinase. The presence of a PEP-CTERM domain at a protein's C-terminus predicts cleavage within the sorting domain, followed by covalent anchoring to some some component of the (usually Gram-negative) cell surface. Many PEP-CTERM proteins exhibit an unusual sequence composition that includes large numbers of potential glycosylation sites. Expression of one such protein has been shown restore the ability of a bacterium to form floc, a type of biofilm.), whose protein sequence is MHLRRAWLFGWLCIALHVLNSLTARAITIEEFAVPTNNAGLSGISAGPDGNVWFVEGSTDKIGRITPAGVITEFNLPAGSQPRDITTGPDGNLWFTEYGSNTIGMITPTGAVTPFAIGDTTGPSGIVSGPDGNLWFTEADSGQIGRITPAGNVTQFNLQAGSMPAGITNGPDGNLWFTEQGTDRVGRITPAGAIIDFPVSAGSGPAGIALGSDNNLWFTEFTGDRVGRITAAGALTEFGLGAVSSPLGITSGPDGNLWFTEQFSDKVARITTAGVITASELAPGSDPAGITTGPDGHIWFTEPGTNLIARVVPEPTGILLMTLAAATLLLSRRIKT
- a CDS encoding FAD-dependent oxidoreductase, yielding MSVENYKNLVIGSGAGGKIVGWGLAKQGQKTLVVERSMIGGSCPNVACLPSKNVIYSAKAISLVNPKTGLGVTKGQIETDMAGVVRRKQAMIEGLIQMHLDNFRATGAELVMGQARFIAPKTVEVTLNDGGTRQLRGERVILGLGSRASIPPVPGLAEAKPLTHVEALNLERLSEHLIVLGGGYVGLEFAQTLRRFGSRVTIVQRGPRLLEREDPDVADAVAELMRDEGVEVLLNAQVKNVTGTSGARVTVQVKAGDRELSLDATDILVAAGRTPNTDQLDLAKTGVELDPRGYIRVDERLRTTAPDVWAAGDCAGSPQFTHVGEDDARVILSNLAGGNRTTRDRLIPYCLFTDPELAHVGLTETEARFRKVAYRLIKVPMKSVLRTRTLSETRGFAKALIGADDRILGFTVFGAEGSEMMAVVQTAMVAKLPYTAVRDIIFAHPTTAEGLNSMFADTPSAAAAN